The Lactuca sativa cultivar Salinas chromosome 2, Lsat_Salinas_v11, whole genome shotgun sequence genome includes a window with the following:
- the LOC111900202 gene encoding uncharacterized protein LOC111900202 — protein sequence MGLARNPRSSDYLDGMIGDPAGKQTKFRPQKSTSGRLVTLLTCLQFAFAVYATFLLYYMSPSIDLRTPKPDFAWASRIAQQWKHYIIPPHVISRYQETASNLILEPIPMISTPGEVCEHEKIEFEQKKSNDAVMIKIKRELYDEVLNFQSKNMGTESLTELMAMKSKWDMKGAGNIPKVTVILNHFKRKTLCSQLDSLLHQTLPFHHVWVLSFGSPNEIGLKRIVESYNDTRISFISSTYDFKYYGRFQMALQTEADLVYILDDDMIPGTKMLQILSHVAGTEKYKNSVLGSIGRILPFRQKDFTFPSYRKFRSKEAGLYLPDPAYDITVDKIVQVDFLSSSWFLSAELIKTLFIETPFTFMTGEDLHLSYQLQKYRNAGSFVLPVDPKDKETWGDSEHRLAYVAETTVIFKDVVQVRDDQWWRALSTGYITQWAAMYPQKVDAFFYAHSPDEVRALAPLLEKFRSTVGKKAYIVVPGGGFCSCEEATSALKWPKTVCRERRFKIFDLGVGAVSGINSNSDVPVVQSVYASMKGLIQIHNPSVVITVDDIDSNVRKALKMATEINNSNSTLVHLPRSSISKVLWMADLRSTALPNWNKMRISVNIITQNRVNSLTRLLNSLKDAYYLGDEVPISFNMDSRVDKSTLKLVKSFDWPHGPKILRRRIIQGGLIRAVSESWYPSSDDDFGLLLEDDIEVSPYYYLWIKYALLAYHYDPQVSLPELSSISLYTPRLVEVVKERPKWNATEYFKHIHPNTPYLHQLPCSWGAVFFPKQWREFYVYMNMRFTEDAKKNPVQIPKSRTNGWQASWKKFLIDMMYLRGYVSLYPNFPNQMSFSTNHMEPGAHISAKDNVVHHNKTDFEVPLLKDDFRNYLPNGKMPPASKLPSLNLFNQAVSLKGLKSAGSKLRQDVINCTVTEVVMVDHETGLPSHCATF from the exons ATGGGATTAGCCCGGAATCCCAGAAGCTCAGATTACTTGGACGGAATGATAGGTGATCCCGCCGGCAAACAAACCAAGTTCAGGCCACAAAAGAGCACTTCCGGTCGCCTGGTTACACTCCTCACTTGCCTTCAGTTCGCTTTTGCAGTTTACGCCACCTTCCTGCTCTACTACATGAGCCCTTCCATCGATCTACGAACTCCAAAGCCTGACTTCGCTTGGGCTTCAAGAATCGCACAACAATGGAAGCATTACATAATCCCACCACATGTTATAAGCCGATACCAAGAAACTGCATCCAACTTGATCCTTGAACCGATTCCGATGATCTCCACCCCCGGCGAAGTTTGCGAGCATGAAAAGATCGAATTTGAACAGAAAAAGTCAAACGATGCAGTTATGATCAAGATCAAAAGAGAGCTTTACGATGAAGTTCTTAATTTCCAAAGCAAGAACATGGGCACTGAGTCGTTGACTGAGTTAATGGCAATGAAATCGAAATGGGATATGAAGGGTGCCGGAAACATTCCGAAAGTTACAGTCATCTTGAATCATTTCAAACGTAAAACGCTTTGCTCCCAGCTTGACTCGTTGCTACACCAGACTCTCCCTTTTCACCATGTTTGGGTGCTTTCGTTTGGAAGTCCGAATGAGATTGGCCTGAAAAGAATCGTGGAGAGCTACAACGACACGAGAATAAGCTTCATTAGCTCGACTTATGATTTCAAGTATTACGGGAGGTTTCAAATGGCGCTGCAGACTGAAGCTGATCTAGTGTACATTCTTGACGACGACATGATTCCGGGGACCAAAATGCTGCAGATTTTGTCGCATGTCGCCGGAACGGAGAAGTATAAGAACTCTGTGTTGGGGAGTATCGGCCGGATTTTGCCTTTCCGACAGAAGGATTTCACGTTTCCGAGTTACCGGAAATTCAGATCGAAAGAAGCGGGGCTTTATTTGCCTGACCCTGCATATGACATCACAGTCGACAAAATTGTGCAG GTCGATTTTCTTTCGAGCTCTTGGTTCCTCTCGGCGGAGCTTATCAAGACTCTTTTTATTGAGACTCCTTTCACATTCATGACAGGAGAAGATCTGCATCTAAG CTACCAGCTTCAAAAATACAGAAACGCAGGTTCGTTTGTGCTTCCGGTAGACCCAAAAGACAAGGAAACTTGGGGTGACAGTGAGCATAGGCTCGCCTACGTCGCCGAAACCACCGTGATTTTCAAAGACGTTGTTCAAGTCCGAGATGATCAATGGTGGCGAGCACTATCCACCGGCTACATCACCCAATGGGCAGCAATGTACCCTCAAAAAGTCGACGCCTTTTTCTACGCTCATTCACCAGACGAAGTCAGAGCATTAGCCCCACTCCTCGAGAAATTCCGATCAACCGTCGGGAAAAAGGCTTACATTGTAGTTCCCGGAGGTGGGTTTTGTTCCTGCGAGGAAGCCACATCCGCCTTAAAATGGCCGAAGACGGTGTGTAGAGAAAGAAGGTTCAAGATCTTTGATTTGGGCGTCGGAGCAGTTTCGGGAATTAATTCAAACTCCGACGTACCTGTTGTACAATCAGTTTATGCTAGCATGAAAGGATTGATCCAGATTCATAACCCGAGTGTTGTCATCACTGTTGATGATATTGATTCCAATGTACGAAAAGCCTTGAAGATGGCTACTgaaattaataattcaaattcGACTTTGGTTCATCTGCCTAGATCATCTATTTCAAAGGTTCTATGGATGGCCGATCTACGCTCTACAGCTTTACCAA ATTGGAACAAGATGAGGATATCAGTGAACATCATAACTCAAAACCGAGTCAACTCGCTAACGAGACTACTGAATTCGCTAAAAGATGCGTATTACCTTGGGGACGAGGTCCCAATAAGCTTCAACATGGATAGCCGAGTCGACAAGTCAACTCTGAAGCTTGTAAAGAGCTTCGATTGGCCTCATGGACCTAAAATCCTAAGGAGACGAATCATTCAAGGAGGTTTGATACGAGCTGTTAGCGAGAGTTGGTATCCTTCATCTGATGATGACTTTGGTCTTCTTTTAGAAGACGATATCGAAGTTTCTCCTTACTATTACTTATGGATCAAATATGCACTTTTAGCATACCATTACGACCCTCAAGTTTCACTCCCTGAActttcatcaatctccttataTACTCCTCGTTTGGTTGAGGTGGTGAAAGAACGACCTAAATGGAACGCGACTGAATACTTTAAGCACATACATCCAAACACACCTTACCTTCATCAACTGCCATGCAGTTGGGGTGCTGTTTTCTTCCCGAAGCAATGGCGGGAGTTTTATGTGTACATGAACATGAGGTTTACAGAAGATGCGAAGAAGAACCCTGTACAAATCCCGAAATCAAGAACTAATGGATGGCAAGCTTCGTGGAAGAAGTTTCTGATTGACATGATGTATCTTCGAGGGTATGTTAGTCTTTACCCAAATTTTCCCAACCAGATGAGCTTCTCGACGAACCATATGGAACCTGGTGCTCATATTAGCGCTAAAGATAATGTGGTTCACCATAACAAGACTGACTTTGAGGTCCCATTGTTGAAAGATGATTTTAGGAACTATTTGCCAAATGGGAAGATGCCACCTGCTTCAAAGTTGCCATCTTTGAATCTGTTTAATCAAGCAGTGTCTTTGAAGGGGTTAAAGTCTGCAGGGTCGAAACTGAGACAAGATGTGATTAATTGTACTGTGACTGAGGTGGTTATGGTTGACCATGAAACTGGTCTTCCTTCGCATTGTGCAACGTTCTGA
- the LOC111900203 gene encoding vacuolar protein-sorting-associated protein 37 homolog 1, translating into MFKFWGSQEQQADVDPRPQEVSTISWYSPSSSSSSRPSTPNSINTMQRPGDQPQPHLLFPVSPTEAAAIIVYLKDKSDDELRKLLSDKEAYQQFLLSLDLIKTPNNLRDELRNETLQLARGNLAKESCMTELRNQCMIIRTTELATAEEKLNELNRQKTEILRSYSAVSLLHQLQELINKTDEESEMLHKQLLEKEMDVPSFVHKYKKLRVDYHKRALTHLAATTSLSG; encoded by the exons ATGTTCAAGTTTTG GGGTTCTCAAGAACAACAAGCTGATGTTGATCCAAGGCCACAGGAAGTTTCTACAATCTCATGGTATTCCCCCTCATCAAGTTCTTCTTCTCGACCCTCAACACCTAATTCCATCAACACCATGCAAAGGCCTGGAGATCAACCTCAACCTCACTTATTATTTCCTGTTTCTCCTACAGAGGCTGCTGCCATAATTGTTTATCTAAAAGACAAAAG TGATGATGAGTTGAGGAAACTTTTGTCTGACAAAGAGGCCTATCAACAATTCTTGCTTTCACTTGACCTTATCAAAACTCCAAATAAT TTAAGAGATGAACTCAGGAATGAAACTCTGCAACTTGCTA GAGGAAACTTGGCAAAAGAATCATGTATGACAGAACTGCGCAACCAATGCATGATCATAAGAACAACTGAATTGGCAACTGCTGAAGAGAAGCTAAATGAGCTCAACAGGCAAAAAACAGAAATCCTCAGATCTTACTCCGCAGTCTCTTTGTTACACCAACTTCAAG AGCTGATAAATAAGACGGATGAAGAATCTGAAATGTTGCATAAACAACTACTTGAAAAGGAGATGGATGTTCCAAGTTTTGTTCACAAGTACAAGAAGTTGCGTGTGGATTACCATAAACGTGCTCTAACACACCTTGCAGCCACTACATCTTTGTCGGGTTAA